One Panicum virgatum strain AP13 chromosome 9K, P.virgatum_v5, whole genome shotgun sequence genomic region harbors:
- the LOC120651055 gene encoding uncharacterized protein LOC120651055: protein MAAMYIANTSQCKDFTTLGTVKEDRSADLCTSLFILASESMGMTLPSVGGIRFANERRRQGGQQTVRDLAANVWIFLYDAISSSLPNIGITRTHPFPVLLPNPSPL, encoded by the exons ATGGCTGCAATGTATATAGCAAATACGTCACAGTGCAAAGATTTCACTACTCTTGGAACAGTGAAG GAGGACAGATCTGCAGATCTCTGCACTAGTTTGTTTATCCTTGCATCTGAATCAATG GGGATGACATTGCCATCGGTGGGTGGAATCAGGTTTGCCAATGAAAGGAGAAGGCAAGGCGGGCAGCAGACTGTAAGAGACCTTGCAGCAAATGTTTGGATCTTCCTCTATGATGCCATCTCCAGTAGCCTCCCAAACATAGGCATTACTAGGACCCATCCCTTTCCGGTATTACTCCCCAACCCATCCCCACTTTGA